A single Armatimonadota bacterium DNA region contains:
- a CDS encoding DEAD/DEAH box helicase, whose product MTIFDLHRRVMDEYREFVRSFIHVRDERIMQYIEQMVIQQAELWPDFLLQLSPSYGRGPTVDELVVRGDITTHTAAIFRLPNGSPYHLYQHQAEAVALANQGKSFVVTSGTGSGKSLCYFIPIVDSILRRPPQVEHTVALIVYPMNALVNSQYGALQRLKEGYERRTGEQFPITFARYTGETSNEERDHLRQRPPQILLTNYVMVELMLVRPEDQRFLQRIEGDGLRFLVMDEVHTYRGRQGADVAMLIRRLKERCAAPDILHIGTSATMVSDREATAWQRRAAVAEFASRLFGHLFTVDQVIEETVVPYTEGGEPSAEQLRSVLQQQEEQFLRELRGDFRHHPLARWVEHQFGIEKEEEGKFKRRMPRTLSEAAQQLAQETGIDHSVCEERLRQVLATGGQLQREEGTRVFAFKLHQFLAQGRSLYATCESTDRREFSLGEQVQTEGGRLFLPLRFCRQCGQEYYRVLQMEGWFVPYVQSTEGSDEAEGVPGYLMVLPEGEDWNEEQIPVEWYDGRGKIKNSWRNRVPRAVWVFPDGRFTWEERKGSVKMWWQPEPFSLCLQCGEFYTGREAEYSKLASLSSEGRSSATTILALSLLRHARLTGAAQSKLLSFTDNRQDASLQAGHFNDFVQKLLLRSALYAALREHKQLEFHNIAAEVVRKCCLEISDIARNAQLEASSPAGQQVWRTFTDLTEYRLYEDLRGEWRVLVPNLEDSGLLRIEYEGLDELCQDDTKWQFSVKMATLKPSHRRALVKPILDFFRRRMAIDCRILKEDTLRQLRARCEQHLNEFWGIDPSVNELRSASYFVRTGRSSREVEGFKLTPNSTIGQFLRRSLQLSPEEYEPLLDGLLRLLVAQGFLQEETANDHKRYRLDAARLLWCEGDGSAPPPDPIVTRRSAFSEIQVPRRVNPFFQQLYGESSRWLKELEAREHTAQVVATGERERREKRFRWDDLSEQERAEVGRRLPYLVCSPTMELGVDIADLDIVHLRNVPPTPANYAQRSGRAGRQGQPGMVFTYCGAGSHHDQYFFRHREQMVAGSVRPPRFDLNNEALLRAHIHAVWLAEVRLPLRESMDSVIDVTQYPDLPLQENAAQQIRLDRSRQERVVQRVQQMLHAEPGLFPSVGWLTEEWIRSVVEQAPEQFDRAFDRWRELYRSAMQQLKEASSQLQTTRVREEQLAAEYRQREAVRQRNLLLQIDVAREESDFYPYRYLATEGFLPGYNFPALPVRAWVPRGEVGEFISRPRFLAVREFAPGNILYHEGAKWQAVGFQSPPGGLEQRVMRRRLCYTCGAFTQPEHDLCPVCNTRLDGENSLIASLLDMPNVRTRRRERITATEEERMRRGYHVETFFQFAPEADGSRVLKAIAYHKDSAVVELLYAPSATLLSVNHGWRGGDRSGFQIDMQSGDVTVSDELVTSRIGRTPDLRNLRIAVQDTQNVLLLRPLWQEWWKDEQAEASLQYALQRGIESTFEIEENELAGWRMGKEKHRAILLVEVAEGGTGVLRRLVEESDALARVARAALLRLHFDEHGNDLKPGCYAACYECLLSFSNQPEALQLNRHAVRKWLIQIAHSHTEVQVNHRSRQEHLQWLLSLTDERSELERRFLTWLYEQGYRLPDDAQKAIEHPRCVADFIYHPNVCVFCDGSVHDTPEQREQDKSTRQALVESGYRVVVIRYDGDFASQVAHYPDVFGTPTRQPEGELG is encoded by the coding sequence ATGACTATCTTTGATCTGCACCGCCGTGTTATGGATGAGTATCGCGAGTTTGTTCGCTCGTTCATCCACGTGCGCGACGAGCGCATCATGCAATATATTGAGCAGATGGTCATCCAACAAGCGGAACTCTGGCCGGACTTCCTGCTGCAACTTAGCCCTTCCTATGGTCGCGGTCCCACCGTAGACGAGCTGGTAGTGCGCGGAGACATTACTACCCACACCGCCGCCATCTTCCGCCTGCCTAATGGTAGTCCGTATCACCTCTACCAGCACCAGGCAGAAGCGGTCGCTCTGGCGAATCAGGGCAAGTCGTTCGTGGTCACCAGTGGTACCGGTTCGGGTAAGAGCCTGTGCTACTTCATCCCCATCGTTGATTCGATACTACGCCGCCCTCCACAGGTCGAGCATACCGTTGCGCTCATCGTCTACCCGATGAACGCGCTGGTCAACTCGCAGTATGGAGCACTGCAGAGACTGAAAGAGGGCTATGAACGACGCACAGGCGAGCAGTTTCCTATCACCTTTGCCCGCTACACAGGCGAGACCAGTAATGAGGAGCGCGATCACCTGCGCCAGCGTCCGCCACAAATCTTGCTTACGAACTACGTGATGGTGGAGTTGATGCTTGTGCGCCCAGAGGACCAGCGTTTCCTGCAACGCATAGAAGGTGACGGATTACGCTTCCTGGTGATGGATGAAGTACACACCTATCGGGGACGGCAGGGGGCGGACGTGGCGATGCTGATTCGACGCCTGAAAGAGCGGTGTGCAGCGCCGGACATCCTCCATATTGGCACCAGCGCCACCATGGTTTCCGACCGCGAAGCTACCGCATGGCAAAGACGCGCTGCCGTCGCTGAGTTCGCCTCACGTCTATTTGGTCATCTCTTCACTGTCGACCAGGTGATTGAAGAGACGGTCGTGCCCTATACGGAAGGCGGAGAGCCGTCCGCTGAGCAGCTACGGAGCGTGCTCCAGCAACAGGAGGAACAGTTTCTGCGGGAGCTACGAGGGGATTTCCGTCACCATCCGCTCGCTCGCTGGGTAGAGCACCAGTTCGGCATCGAGAAAGAAGAAGAAGGCAAGTTCAAGAGGCGCATGCCGCGCACCCTCTCCGAAGCGGCTCAGCAGCTGGCTCAGGAGACAGGCATAGACCACTCGGTCTGTGAGGAGCGCTTGCGCCAGGTGCTGGCAACAGGGGGACAGTTGCAGCGTGAGGAGGGTACACGCGTGTTCGCCTTCAAACTGCACCAGTTTCTTGCTCAAGGACGTTCCCTCTACGCCACTTGTGAGAGCACAGACAGACGCGAGTTCTCATTGGGCGAGCAGGTGCAGACGGAGGGAGGTCGTCTATTCCTGCCGTTGCGCTTTTGTCGCCAATGTGGTCAGGAGTATTACCGCGTGCTGCAGATGGAAGGATGGTTCGTTCCCTATGTGCAGAGCACGGAGGGTAGTGATGAAGCGGAAGGTGTGCCCGGCTATTTGATGGTGCTCCCTGAGGGGGAGGATTGGAACGAGGAGCAGATACCGGTTGAGTGGTATGATGGGCGAGGCAAGATCAAGAACAGCTGGCGCAACCGCGTTCCCCGAGCAGTGTGGGTATTCCCTGATGGCCGGTTCACTTGGGAAGAGCGCAAGGGATCGGTGAAGATGTGGTGGCAACCAGAACCGTTCTCCCTTTGCCTGCAATGTGGCGAGTTCTACACAGGACGCGAGGCGGAATACTCCAAGCTGGCTTCGCTGTCCAGTGAGGGGCGATCCAGCGCGACCACCATACTCGCGCTCTCGTTGCTCAGGCATGCCCGCCTGACCGGAGCAGCACAAAGCAAACTGCTCTCCTTCACCGACAACCGTCAGGACGCCTCCCTGCAAGCGGGGCATTTCAATGACTTTGTGCAGAAGCTGCTGCTACGCAGTGCATTGTACGCCGCTTTGCGCGAACACAAGCAGCTAGAGTTTCATAATATTGCTGCAGAGGTGGTACGGAAGTGCTGTCTGGAGATTTCAGATATCGCTCGTAATGCGCAACTGGAAGCTAGCTCACCCGCTGGACAACAGGTTTGGAGAACCTTTACCGACCTCACCGAGTACCGCTTGTACGAGGATCTACGTGGTGAGTGGCGCGTGTTGGTGCCGAATTTGGAAGACAGCGGTCTGCTGCGTATCGAGTATGAGGGGCTGGACGAACTATGTCAGGACGATACCAAATGGCAGTTCTCCGTGAAGATGGCTACATTGAAGCCGTCACACCGGAGGGCGTTGGTAAAACCGATACTGGACTTCTTCCGCCGTCGGATGGCAATAGACTGTCGTATCCTCAAAGAGGATACCCTGCGTCAGTTGCGTGCCCGATGCGAGCAGCACCTGAACGAGTTCTGGGGAATAGACCCCTCTGTAAACGAACTCCGTTCAGCGTCGTATTTTGTGCGAACAGGCAGATCCTCGCGTGAGGTGGAAGGGTTCAAGCTCACCCCCAACAGCACGATAGGTCAATTCCTGCGTCGCAGCCTCCAGCTGTCTCCAGAGGAATATGAGCCGTTGCTGGATGGGCTACTCAGATTGCTGGTAGCACAGGGGTTTCTGCAGGAGGAAACAGCCAATGACCACAAACGGTACCGTCTGGATGCAGCGAGGTTGCTCTGGTGTGAAGGGGATGGTTCTGCACCTCCTCCAGACCCCATCGTGACGCGGCGATCCGCGTTCAGCGAGATACAGGTACCGCGTCGGGTCAATCCCTTCTTCCAGCAGCTGTACGGGGAGTCCTCGCGGTGGTTGAAGGAACTGGAAGCGCGAGAGCACACTGCGCAGGTAGTGGCGACGGGAGAGCGGGAGAGACGAGAGAAACGCTTCCGCTGGGATGACCTCAGCGAACAGGAACGGGCGGAAGTAGGCAGGCGTCTGCCGTATCTGGTCTGCTCGCCGACAATGGAGCTGGGGGTAGACATTGCCGACCTGGACATAGTGCATCTGCGCAACGTTCCTCCTACCCCAGCCAACTATGCCCAGCGCAGTGGACGGGCAGGGCGCCAGGGTCAGCCCGGCATGGTGTTCACCTATTGTGGCGCAGGCAGCCATCACGACCAGTATTTCTTCCGTCACCGCGAGCAGATGGTAGCGGGCTCGGTACGTCCACCCCGATTCGACCTCAACAATGAGGCATTATTGCGGGCGCACATCCACGCAGTGTGGTTGGCTGAGGTGAGGCTGCCCTTGCGAGAGAGCATGGACAGCGTGATAGATGTCACTCAGTATCCTGACCTGCCCCTGCAGGAGAACGCCGCTCAGCAGATACGTTTAGACCGGTCGCGCCAAGAACGAGTGGTACAGCGCGTGCAACAGATGCTTCATGCGGAACCCGGTCTGTTCCCGTCCGTTGGCTGGCTGACAGAGGAATGGATACGCTCCGTAGTGGAACAGGCGCCCGAGCAGTTCGACCGCGCTTTTGACCGATGGCGCGAGTTGTATCGCTCAGCAATGCAACAGCTAAAGGAGGCATCCAGCCAGCTGCAAACCACCCGTGTCCGCGAAGAACAGTTGGCAGCGGAGTACCGCCAGAGGGAGGCAGTACGACAGCGCAACTTGTTGCTGCAGATTGACGTCGCTCGTGAGGAAAGCGACTTCTACCCGTATCGTTACTTGGCAACTGAAGGGTTCTTGCCGGGCTACAATTTCCCCGCTCTGCCTGTCCGGGCATGGGTACCTCGTGGTGAGGTGGGTGAGTTCATTAGCCGTCCGCGTTTCCTGGCGGTACGCGAGTTCGCGCCAGGCAACATCCTGTATCATGAGGGAGCTAAGTGGCAGGCAGTAGGCTTCCAATCGCCACCAGGTGGTTTGGAACAGCGCGTGATGAGGCGACGCTTGTGCTATACCTGTGGTGCGTTCACTCAACCAGAACACGACCTGTGCCCAGTATGTAACACGCGCCTCGACGGGGAGAATAGCCTGATTGCCTCTTTGCTCGATATGCCGAACGTACGCACCCGCCGCCGTGAGCGCATCACCGCGACTGAGGAAGAGCGGATGCGACGAGGCTACCATGTAGAGACCTTCTTCCAGTTCGCACCAGAGGCGGACGGTTCGCGTGTGTTGAAAGCCATTGCGTATCACAAAGATAGTGCTGTCGTCGAACTCCTCTATGCTCCCTCGGCTACCCTGCTGTCCGTCAACCACGGATGGCGAGGGGGCGACCGCAGCGGCTTCCAGATAGACATGCAGAGTGGCGACGTGACGGTTTCCGATGAATTAGTAACATCCCGAATCGGGCGCACTCCCGACCTGAGGAATCTGCGTATAGCGGTGCAAGACACGCAGAACGTGTTGCTCTTGCGTCCTCTGTGGCAGGAATGGTGGAAGGACGAGCAAGCCGAAGCTTCGCTGCAATACGCCCTGCAGCGAGGCATTGAGAGCACCTTTGAGATTGAAGAGAATGAGCTGGCAGGATGGCGCATGGGCAAAGAGAAGCATCGTGCCATCCTGCTAGTGGAGGTAGCGGAAGGCGGCACGGGCGTGTTGCGCCGTCTGGTAGAGGAATCTGATGCTCTGGCTCGGGTTGCCCGAGCCGCACTCCTCCGTTTGCACTTTGACGAACATGGAAACGACCTCAAACCTGGCTGTTACGCCGCTTGTTACGAGTGCTTGCTGTCGTTTAGCAACCAACCTGAGGCGCTCCAACTTAATCGCCATGCAGTGCGCAAGTGGCTGATACAGATAGCCCACTCCCACACGGAGGTTCAGGTGAACCATCGTAGCCGCCAGGAACATCTACAGTGGCTGCTATCGCTGACCGATGAACGTTCCGAGTTGGAACGCCGTTTCCTGACCTGGCTGTATGAGCAGGGCTATCGCTTGCCCGACGACGCTCAGAAGGCGATAGAGCATCCGCGATGCGTCGCAGACTTCATCTACCATCCGAATGTGTGCGTGTTTTGCGATGGTTCCGTACATGATACCCCCGAGCAAAGGGAACAGGACAAATCTACCCGTCAAGCGCTGGTGGAAAGTGGATATCGGGTAGTGGTTATCCGCTACGACGGTGATTTTGCGTCGCAGGTTGCCCACTATCCTGACGTGTTCGGCACCCCCACCCGACAACCGGAGGGAGAGTTAGGATGA
- a CDS encoding DNA-binding protein, with translation MNTGETTTNWVIPSTLRQLRQQMNLSPQEVEELSRRLQRRYYAPVSKEELGLWESGQSAPQLEHLETLSEIYRCPVGYFFMKDPPQRQLPLSFRGLSQEKERLSFTTLQSLHRFMEMADLLVTLVEEQGIVWHVHVERSDTRDVDLLVSREQQRLGFNEQIRKQWESPEEAFLWWRSRIEQLGVFCMQMRLDPKEIRGASLWGRSRYPFILVNHQDVETATGRMFTLLHEYAHLITTPADEEGIACDFYGREGTHGVEPLANRFAARMLLPRELLEDRLKQLNRRQFQERWSDKVLDEIRAPLLVSRHVVLIMLQEMGLAPPDLYRQKREQWEQQKLWARPRSGKGVTQRERKLRELGFSAIRVLLKASEQGFFSPVDLADILEMKVAQAYQFLEWARSEVG, from the coding sequence ATGAACACGGGTGAGACAACTACAAACTGGGTGATTCCCAGCACCTTGAGGCAACTTCGTCAGCAGATGAACCTCTCACCTCAGGAGGTAGAGGAGTTATCGCGGCGGTTGCAACGTCGCTACTACGCGCCTGTTTCCAAAGAGGAACTGGGTCTCTGGGAAAGTGGTCAATCTGCTCCCCAGCTGGAGCACCTAGAAACCCTTTCCGAGATCTATCGCTGCCCGGTGGGCTACTTCTTTATGAAAGACCCTCCGCAGAGACAATTGCCGCTGAGCTTCAGAGGACTGTCTCAAGAGAAGGAGAGGCTTAGCTTTACCACCCTGCAAAGTCTGCATCGCTTTATGGAGATGGCGGATCTTCTGGTAACTCTTGTCGAGGAGCAAGGTATCGTCTGGCATGTCCATGTGGAGCGCAGCGATACCCGCGACGTTGACTTACTGGTTAGCAGAGAGCAGCAGAGGCTGGGTTTCAACGAGCAAATACGTAAGCAGTGGGAGAGTCCAGAAGAGGCGTTTCTGTGGTGGCGTTCGCGTATAGAGCAGCTAGGGGTGTTCTGTATGCAGATGAGACTGGACCCCAAGGAGATACGCGGAGCTTCTTTGTGGGGTCGCTCGCGTTATCCCTTCATTCTGGTCAATCATCAGGACGTAGAGACCGCTACAGGAAGAATGTTCACCCTGCTACACGAATACGCGCATCTCATTACCACTCCTGCAGATGAGGAAGGAATTGCGTGCGACTTCTATGGTAGAGAAGGAACGCATGGCGTGGAGCCGCTTGCTAACCGCTTCGCTGCCCGAATGCTCTTGCCAAGGGAACTGCTGGAAGACAGGCTGAAACAGCTGAATCGGCGACAGTTTCAAGAAAGATGGTCGGACAAGGTGCTGGACGAGATCCGTGCTCCCCTTTTGGTCAGCCGTCATGTTGTGTTGATTATGTTGCAAGAGATGGGGCTTGCACCACCCGATCTGTATCGCCAGAAACGCGAGCAGTGGGAACAGCAGAAGTTATGGGCACGCCCACGCTCTGGCAAGGGCGTAACGCAGCGTGAAAGGAAATTGCGAGAACTGGGTTTCTCGGCGATACGCGTGCTGCTTAAAGCCAGCGAACAAGGCTTCTTCTCACCTGTAGACTTGGCGGACATTTTAGAAATGAAGGTGGCTCAAGCCTACCAGTTTCTGGAGTGGGCTCGTTCAGAGGTAGGGTGA
- a CDS encoding helicase — protein sequence MTPGTIVRLRGRDWVLLPNTDETLILLRPLTGATEEVVAVHRELTNLIGYELPQERITPSAFPPPDPADVQDAAAVHLFWQAARLTLRDGAAPLRSLGRISIRPRNYQFVPLLMALKLHPVRLLIADDVGTGKTAEALLIAKELMERGEIRRMCVLCPPYLCEQWQRELQEKFNMEAVVIRSGTIAQLERAIPSPSHTVYEYFPVQVASIDFIKSERNKHLFLQYCPELVIVDEVHGAAEAFETNRSQQQRHQLLREVARDENRHIILLTATPHSGIESAFRSILGLLRADFRDWDMRALSEAQRQQLAQHFIQRTRRDIQQVWEGGRSQFPERLSQDVEYRLSEPYRRLFEQTYAFCREIVQTGELLESRKQRVRYWGALALLRCVMSSPAAAVEALQRRRQQLRDDEVAHGEESDVFAPFVQDVVEEQVEDETPLPPIEATESTLVEDEIKRLRELEQQAHAIWQSGQDTKASGCIEVVKQLLQEGYHPIVWCRYVATAEYLGAQMRSQLGEQIQVTVITGRLSDDERRIQIEEIDATHPRVLVATDCLSEGINLQDKFTAVVHYDLPWNPNRLEQREGRVDRFGQTAPTVRAIRYWSPDNPIDGVVIRVLLDKARKIHQTLGTYVPVPGDSESVLEAVLKALFLKARSATGRQLMLDIDLAEPAVTNLHQQWDSNAERERINRTRFAQRAIKPQEVQRELEACDNVLGDAQAVREFVLNACQRLGISYREHPQQRGVYELIVPAPGSASDIPVVVRETMPSAQRSRTWRIAFVSPTPEGAEYVGRNHRFVVGLARWLMEDALERSDGLGERVASRCGAIRTHSVQRLTVLLLLRVRYLVQMPTGNDLLAEEVIVTGYEGLNPAGRWLERERALELLLARPDENMSLTEKRELVEQALAPWRKWFHESIEQAEASITNEGDAHRAHFGVHPQAEASTANEGDAHRAYFGVHPQAEASTTNEGDARSAHFSAPSDGGAGTEQLLALIRQRARELEDSHKRIRQVVALRVRDLKVREQLPPDLLAILVLQPVVNP from the coding sequence TCCCTTGCGTTCACTGGGGCGCATCTCTATCCGTCCACGCAACTACCAGTTCGTACCTCTGTTGATGGCGCTGAAGCTGCACCCTGTACGTCTGCTGATTGCCGATGATGTAGGCACCGGCAAGACCGCAGAGGCGTTACTGATAGCCAAGGAGCTGATGGAGCGCGGAGAGATTCGCCGGATGTGCGTGCTATGTCCGCCTTATCTGTGCGAACAGTGGCAAAGAGAACTCCAGGAGAAGTTCAATATGGAGGCGGTAGTCATCCGTTCTGGCACGATTGCGCAGCTGGAGCGGGCGATACCGTCTCCCTCGCATACGGTGTATGAGTACTTCCCGGTTCAGGTTGCCAGTATCGACTTCATCAAAAGCGAGCGCAACAAGCACCTGTTCCTACAATATTGCCCCGAGCTGGTGATTGTAGACGAGGTGCATGGTGCCGCAGAAGCCTTTGAAACCAATCGCAGTCAGCAACAAAGGCATCAGCTACTGCGAGAGGTAGCACGAGACGAGAATCGTCACATCATCCTGCTGACAGCGACGCCGCACAGCGGTATCGAATCAGCGTTCCGTTCCATCTTGGGATTGCTGCGTGCTGATTTCCGCGATTGGGACATGCGCGCCCTGAGCGAGGCGCAGCGTCAACAGCTCGCACAGCACTTTATCCAGCGCACCCGCAGGGACATCCAGCAAGTGTGGGAAGGAGGACGGAGCCAGTTCCCAGAACGACTGTCGCAAGATGTGGAGTATCGCCTTTCCGAGCCCTATCGTCGGCTGTTCGAGCAGACGTATGCATTCTGTCGGGAGATTGTGCAGACAGGCGAACTTCTGGAGTCTCGCAAGCAGCGTGTGCGCTACTGGGGTGCGTTGGCATTGCTCAGATGTGTCATGTCCAGCCCTGCAGCGGCAGTGGAGGCATTACAACGCAGGCGGCAGCAACTGCGAGACGATGAAGTGGCGCATGGCGAGGAGTCGGATGTGTTCGCGCCCTTTGTGCAAGACGTGGTGGAGGAACAGGTGGAGGACGAGACTCCTTTGCCTCCCATCGAAGCCACCGAGAGCACGCTGGTTGAGGATGAAATCAAGCGATTGCGCGAATTGGAGCAACAGGCGCATGCCATCTGGCAGAGTGGACAAGACACCAAAGCCTCAGGATGCATCGAGGTCGTGAAGCAGCTGCTGCAGGAGGGTTATCACCCGATTGTGTGGTGCCGATATGTGGCTACAGCAGAATATCTGGGAGCACAGATGCGCAGCCAGCTCGGTGAGCAGATACAGGTGACGGTGATTACTGGTCGGCTAAGCGATGACGAAAGACGGATACAGATTGAGGAGATAGATGCCACACATCCGCGCGTGCTGGTAGCTACGGACTGTCTGAGCGAGGGTATCAACCTGCAAGACAAGTTCACGGCAGTAGTGCACTACGACCTGCCCTGGAACCCGAACCGGCTGGAGCAGCGCGAAGGACGAGTAGACCGCTTTGGGCAGACCGCGCCCACCGTGAGAGCGATACGCTACTGGTCACCGGACAACCCAATAGACGGAGTGGTTATCCGAGTGCTACTGGACAAGGCGAGAAAGATACACCAGACGCTGGGTACCTATGTGCCCGTGCCGGGTGATAGCGAGAGCGTGTTAGAGGCGGTGTTAAAGGCATTGTTCCTCAAAGCCCGCTCTGCTACTGGTAGGCAGTTGATGCTGGACATCGATCTGGCAGAACCGGCTGTGACTAATCTACACCAGCAGTGGGACAGCAACGCAGAGCGGGAACGGATCAATCGTACCCGTTTTGCCCAGCGTGCCATCAAACCTCAGGAAGTGCAACGGGAGCTGGAAGCCTGCGATAACGTGTTGGGCGACGCACAGGCGGTGCGTGAGTTTGTGCTGAACGCCTGTCAGCGTTTGGGCATCTCTTACCGCGAGCACCCTCAACAGCGAGGGGTCTACGAGTTGATCGTGCCTGCGCCCGGTAGTGCGTCTGACATCCCTGTTGTCGTGCGGGAGACGATGCCTTCTGCCCAGCGGAGTAGAACATGGCGCATCGCCTTTGTATCCCCAACGCCGGAGGGGGCTGAATACGTCGGGCGCAACCATCGTTTTGTGGTGGGGTTGGCGCGTTGGTTGATGGAGGATGCGCTCGAACGGTCAGACGGCTTGGGTGAGCGTGTGGCATCACGCTGCGGGGCAATACGCACGCACAGCGTCCAGAGACTGACGGTGCTCTTGCTGCTGCGCGTAAGGTACCTGGTGCAGATGCCAACAGGTAACGACTTGCTGGCAGAAGAGGTAATCGTTACTGGCTACGAGGGGCTAAACCCCGCCGGGCGGTGGCTAGAGCGTGAACGCGCGCTAGAACTGCTGTTAGCCCGCCCCGATGAGAACATGAGCCTTACGGAGAAGCGGGAGTTGGTGGAGCAAGCGCTGGCGCCGTGGCGCAAATGGTTCCACGAATCTATTGAGCAGGCTGAAGCCAGCATTACTAACGAGGGCGATGCTCATCGTGCGCACTTCGGCGTACATCCGCAGGCTGAAGCCAGCACTGCTAACGAGGGCGACGCTCATCGTGCGTACTTCGGCGTACATCCGCAGGCTGAAGCCAGCACTACTAACGAGGGCGACGCTCGTAGTGCGCACTTCAGTGCGCCCAGCGATGGAGGCGCGGGGACAGAGCAACTCCTCGCGCTCATCCGTCAGCGGGCGAGGGAACTGGAAGACAGCCATAAGCGCATCCGTCAGGTGGTCGCCCTGCGTGTGCGCGACCTGAAAGTGCGAGAGCAGTTACCTCCAGACCTTCTGGCAATACTCGTGCTGCAACCGGTGGTGAACCCATGA